In the genome of Rhopalosiphum padi isolate XX-2018 chromosome 1, ASM2088224v1, whole genome shotgun sequence, the window TTAAAGTGTTTATATTTACATCACTGTATTACTTATAGTTAGATAAACtgctatttgtttaaataagttttagtGAAATAACTAAACATTCACTTGTTTTCTTATTTgtttgctttattttttttagttttagacaTAATACTACATAATTAGGTTTAATAACCAATATTTAGTCAGATTTCGATAAGAttcaacttaaaaatgtatagtttaaaaaaatttgataatgtAAATGTTGATAGCTTTGTAGCATTTCACCGTTCATTGAAACAttcatcattttataaaaattaaaattattattttaatacggaAAACATAACATAGTATTAATTGATAAAGCTCAAGaaagtataataagtaagtaaatTAGTCATCATCGTTTTTGTATTCACTATGTATAGAAACgcatttaaactttaagtacttatataacataatgtcgTACAGAAAGGACAACgtattgtgatttatacttgTACAAAGAAAGCAATGATAACGAAaatgatacaataaatatacgtcataaaataaaaagagaaaaataaaaaaattgcattattttattcacctctgttataatattatattcaacaatcAACTATATTAACTATAGGAAAGCttgcattttaatttgtataaagatTAAAATCACATTAAATATCTACTTTGACTCATAAAAGTAAACGTAACCTATTCTAATCTCAAAAATTcgcaaataattttgaatttattttataaaaattgtattatttgtattccattataaatatctaaattttaggGCTTGAAAATGTGATACAATATCCCTCCGatgtttttcttaatattatggttatagtTCAAATTTTCAGTCATTTTCACTCAGAATTATGTTTTGTAGGTATATCTTACattgatttattgaatttccaaattcaaatcaattataCAACAGGAGTAAGCTATCAGAATTTTAtaacaactttttaaaataaaacagtcaATTTCCGTTCACGCAACATTTCATGGAAAATAAAGAATTTTCTTCAGtcaaatatttaccaatattactaagaaaatattcgatatattatatatgtagtacTTTTCCAACAGTTTTCTTAATAATagacattttagatttttaaacaatatttataaataaaaaaaatattataattatttttgattatttgtttttaatagggGAGGAGCTTGAAAAACTGTTGAGAGGGATTATCACTTAGCCCGGTAGCCCTCTCTTCTTGTGATTTCCataaatgttgtataaatacgCTCGGGCCGAGATAGATCTATAAATGTGTATCAGCCATAACTACTGCAAAAGAAAccaaatgtatgtaaatatgtgatatgtataatttatatatagtatcacGATGATGGACGAGTGTGATTTTAATGCAGCTTCCCACGCCACTTGTACGATGAATAACGACAAAATACCTTCGTGTTTCGGGCATCATATAAAGAAATGATGTAAAATAGGATGAACGGCGACCGCTTCTACTGATATAAACCTACCtgtattatactacatattgtgtgttaaaaaataaaaatacgtggCATTGGTTGTGTAAAAAGTTTAGCGTCTCGGAGCGAAACAGACACAACATTGGATGGATTtcggataaataattaatgttaaaagtgAATCACGGTAAAACGCCCGATTTCTTTCCTTTATGAGAATTTTAGTTTTAGGTTTCTGAACATATAAGTTTAGGATATCTAATGTCCCCGTTGTGTCCGTCCGTCTGTATAGTAACTGGAACACTGgcaaaaagttaaaattgtcGATTTGGTTAACAAtgagatacataatattatttgtaatattattatttttattattatattatataattataataatgcggttttacaatattcttatattaaactgattattaaataacaatgacaatcaacaaaatatatgaaataatactataattactattatacagtttatttaatgtgttttgaaataataagttcaatctactgtataaataatagaaaaataaataattaattattatagtgtaatataattaaatagcaATAGTGCTATTTCCCTGACTTTTGGCATACCATGagcattatcaaaataaaaggttcataactatacatttttaatttattattgattttaactatgcaaaaataaaatattttaactatatattaactattttaactaaatatggaatttatacatgaaaaagttttgattttttttcatgttaattatgtgtaatgcaatattatatattgtgcttTCTGTAATActggtttataaaaaatacaaatgtccCTAACgatattcaaaacaaataaacatattttataattgtttaaaaaaatttgaaataatattcattataaatcgtatatatttgttcagtgcacattattatttcaatatcaatATGTATCACAATATGATTCAAGCTGTGCTTTTTCTAATATCGATCACTGCAGTTGCGTCGCTTAACGTCGGTACAACGTTATACAACCACGTTGATATTATGTACGATACGCCGTGGACTGAAAAAGATACGTTGATGTTACACGGCCGGatgttaattgaaaatttaatccctAAAAACGTAGTCGACGGAAATTCATTCCTCAGCTACATAAAGTTGATCATCAAAACATCGGAGACAATCGTCAATGACCAGACCAGAAAAATCGCCATGGTTTCGGTGGCTGATGCAATTGGAGGATACATGCACGGAGTGTTGCTACCGCATGTAAACCAAGAGTATTATAAAGGGCACGAAAGCTATAAAGTCACCAATGAGCTGCACGCGTTGTTACGGAAAATCAAGTGTGATATACgcagataaattataatgttatgataaacttaattatatatgaGTAAATACCATTCatcatatttgtttttacagtCTCGTTTAGCCTATATCGATATTTCTAGATGTATACGATTTATttggtaggtatgtattatagtcATCAGTGTCGGAGGAACCTTGGTAGGCCGGGGATGAGGAATAAAATtacgctttaaaataaattgctacctgcttataattaatttgatgcattgattgttttttttttttcggtaaatatttgaaaaaagtgaagatggatttaaaaatgaaaaattatagagataaaactgatttttttttaagttaaacggAAGTgagtaatttcttaaaataagtacatttttccTTGGccatcattcaatttttttaataatttatacgttacAAAGTCAGAAAATCTACCAGGACAAAAAAAGGGATCTACCCAGggccttaaaaataaaactaaaaaaacgcCCCTAAAATAAATGGTCTATTTTACTCCCTCGTCACCACTTACCAGTTAAATATACTGTTTAGAAAGGTCTTGAATCGATATCATCTACTATCGTTGTGGCCCGGTTTTTACATGTCGTTACACAACGAACGTGCGTATTTTTGCACAGGTTCATTTTGGACACGGACGGACGTGGTTGGATGAAGCCGGCAGACATGGGACGGTCGACCACGACCACCGCCGAtaaggacgacgacgacgaccgcaTCGACGAGGAGACAGACAACCCGTGTGCGGCACTACTGCTAAACGGCGTACCGTCTGACGGACGACCGGCCGCCGTGCCGATGCCCGCATTCGACGACAACTCGAATCCCGGTTCGTTAGCGTTTCCGTTCGCTGTCGGCAAGCGGCTGTTCGCCGTGGACAGGCCGTGGACGGCGGCCGACGACCGCCGTCCGCTGCTCGTCCGGTATTACCGGCTGGCCGCCGGCTGCACGTCGTCGGCGCCGCAGCAGTTCCGAGCGGACATTAATCGTTGGCTGGACGAAGTGTTGGTGCCGCTCTTGGCGAACCGCCGGCGGTGGTATCCCGTGCTGGCCGGTGCGTCTCGCGTCGTCCTGGCCGCGGCCAAGGCAGCCAGCAATGGCACTGCGGCTGTGGGTGGCCGACCAAAACGCGGGGCGGCGGCGGCTACCAACGACAACGGCGATGATATTATTACGATGCGCAGGTCGTGTGACGACGGCCCCGACAGCCGAGTACCCAACTCGAACGTTCCGCTGGCTGTGATTCTCGTGTCGTTGGTGCTCATCTGGATAACGTACGGCTGCGTATTCGGAAACAAACAACAACCGCAGACCTTCACTATATAATCGCATTATatcatatcacataatattatggcgaTTCTTCGGGTCTCAAAGCTTTCGTGCCCTTTACAATATTCTATTGGGTCACAAGCGGTAACATCACTCCGTGCACGTATCCCCCAATTGCATCAGCCACAGAAACCGTGGCGATTCTTCGGGTCTGGTCACTGACGATTGTCTCAGATGTTTTTATGACGTTATTAATGCATTTCCGTCGACTACGTTTTTGGGGAATAAATTCTCGATAATTAACATCCGACTGTGTAACATCAACATATCATTCAGTCCATGgcgaaatcattatttatttttttttttttttttgagagaaccgacaaatttaattaaagttatcgATTTATTtggatattataatgtgttttggTCAAGAAATGTTTAACtagtagtttattattataacaaaaaggTATAATGACTGacgcatataatatgtttgtatttggTTATTTAACcagattgtatttttatagtaggtaaGACGCATAACGAATCTGTACCAccatttatgtaggtatatttatattatattgtaaacaatcTGTATATTAGGTGttaaaatatggtattatataacttatatcttTTCTAcgctaaaattgtatacaatgattaataataatgatctataattaattaaaaatttaggttaaaattaaataaataaatacaatacgttaatataaaatcataggtactattaaaatttagatttataatgaTGAGATGCAGCTTTGATGGATTGCATCAtcgtagtattttaaattttttttatgaataacaaaataatgatttttaagtatTGTTGGCGTATTTTTTTAGGTTATTAAAGGTTTATTAGtgctatttagttttaaattaatgttggaATTTGCAATAGCTCTATTcaactgttttaattttttaatttaacttttcaaCTTTTGAAGtgatgtatatttgtatttgcgtttcaaaAGTGTTGAGCTAGATGTGAATGAAACGAGATTAGTAGTTAAATTTGCAATTGCCagctattatactaaaaatagttgTAGTCGGTGACGTTTACCATCAGTAgagttaatattgatttttaaaataaaataaaatttacaatggaATTTATATTCAACCCTAAAATCGACTATCTAAAAATCGGCAGAATTTACAATCCctcgtcatataataataaccataaaatagtctaatgatttttcaatattaatattaccaatGCGATGAATCTTTGGGGgaaaaaatcatacaaaaagTACCTAGTTGGAAAAAAACACCAGTTATACCTATCtcatgtataatgtacaaaGTACAGACCATCATCTAGAGTCCATACGTCATTACAAATACGAATTAGCCATGagttaatacttataaagtatatatatacatacatatatagttgTTCGAAGATTATGATACGATTTTGACTAACGGaaaccattttaatttattagaatagaTTGACATTGACAGTTCAGATGATGAGATTGACTATGAATTTATCAAACGTTTACAGGGTACTAGAGTAACCTATTAGAATGCAAGATTTTACTACTCAAAGAATTCCAAGTTTTACCCATAGACAATTTCGACAGCACTTTATGTTATCACCAACCGAGTTGGTCAtcaagttatgtaaaatattaaaactttaaaatgcttgtacctcgcttaaaaattaagatatcaataaaagcctaagagatgccctagataatattattattacctttaagtttgataatataggtaaattgactctaatattaaagctaacagcaaAAAATTGAATCTGTTGAACAAaactgatattataaatatattatttatctacttggtacttattattttaaaatatattggcattttaccaaattaaaattaaaaattgacaatttattagaaaaaaatacaaaaagatacaattaaaaatacatatttttaattataattttttgttgtacatttgaatgtacctattaaaaagaaatttttattcactttatttaaaactaaattcattttatacattttttaaatccattaaacaGAAAAATCGTCTGCAGTTTATGAAGACCCTACAGGTTCAAAGGGAGATGTTGAATTGTTAATTCTGGGGTTGACACTACTGTATCAGGACCCCTGAGTCTGTTTCAAATGTGACATTATATCCTAGTCCAAGGTGCAGTTATGTATGGTGCTTCATCTAGCCAAATTAagtgtaagtaaaataataataattgtatattgacATCAATTTAAATAAGCTCGCGAATTTTGATcgcaacattatataattatttaacgattctgtaaaaattaaattcatattaactactaactagtaattaaaaaataccaaaataggaatatttaatataaatttatattatacccaaaattaaaaatatgagcaataataaaagtactttaaggtttttaaattctttatcgattatatttatacaaatgagtattgtatttaatttatttactttttaagagatatttattatactttaggttattaattaactactctcttaaaattgtatattgaatCTATTGAAATTATTCGAGTACACAacatatattctaaaattttgattaaagaAAGATTTaaaggaataaaatataaagaggaCTATTATGGACAATGGTGGATTTAATCCACTCGCTTTATTTAGTGTGAATGATCTAATCTAATACGCAGgctgtttaattttaatcaaatattcgCGGCGAATTATAATCGCGTCCGTGCGCAAATAATTCACCTAGTGCGTATTAAGGGCTCAATAAGTATTAGGTTTATTCCCTGCAAAAACACTGACGGACAGCaatcacattataatttatacattttattatatacaagtatttaagaatataatatattataattataacataagtacaaaatattattgttgttattgatataatagattatatggtgtaatgtttaaataactgcataatttaaaatttgaattaccaaataaaatattcagtgtatattatttttattttcgttactaagaaataaataatagaaaaatgtttcagttttcatattatatatggacGTATAAAATAGTACATTTCTACACAGGGGGCCAAACAAAATTCCTAGAAGACTATATCCCTCTCTTACTCTCTTAGCTCGTTCCCATTCTACGCCAATGGTatgagtataatgtataatgtaaattcGAAGTAGCCAGTAACaggtaattacatatttacctatacatatagaaAGGATGGGGAACGGGGAACTCACGGCCCATTTTTAACTGGCCCGGTGGCCCGttctatatttcaaattattttataaaaatataaaatgttaggatATTtctgtgttattttattatatttttaacaattgacacaatttttattgtaaaacgtaGAATGAATTCTTATTTAGTATTGAactataaatgtaatttgtaaattttacctgttgatttgattttttttactttctatgTTGTCTGGTCAGTAGTCCGCTAGATTTTCACTTTCAAAAAATAGTCGTGAAGTTTGTAGAACCACTGCGTGAACCTTagatcatattgtataataatatgatctaaaGCGTGAGCTCAGTTGCACTATTGTGTTGGTCACAATGATCTTCAAATTCATTGCAGAActcatagacatataatattatatgtctatggcAGAACTGATTCTTTTTTCTTATCACAAATCCGACACGCCGCCACAAAAAAGTGCCGCAGATATTAGCTGCTGATAAAGTCAGGTTCAATTTTcaagtaaatactataaatttatagtatttgtttCAAGTAGCAAAatgcaaaatacaaattaagttttagtatttattcgtgttttattctataatttctATCATATAAGAAAATCGTAGGTATTTATCTCAAATTCCAGGTTTACTTTGTTGAACCTAACATCCAGCGCATAATATGATCAAAATACCTAAGCCTTTGGTATACGTCAGTGTCTTCGGTACAGTATGCGGTGG includes:
- the LOC132918686 gene encoding uncharacterized protein LOC132918686; its protein translation is MYHNMIQAVLFLISITAVASLNVGTTLYNHVDIMYDTPWTEKDTLMLHGRMLIENLIPKNVVDGNSFLSYIKLIIKTSETIVNDQTRKIAMVSVADAIGGYMHGVLLPHVNQEYYKGHESYKVTNELHALLRKIKFILDTDGRGWMKPADMGRSTTTTADKDDDDDRIDEETDNPCAALLLNGVPSDGRPAAVPMPAFDDNSNPGSLAFPFAVGKRLFAVDRPWTAADDRRPLLVRYYRLAAGCTSSAPQQFRADINRWLDEVLVPLLANRRRWYPVLAGASRVVLAAAKAASNGTAAVGGRPKRGAAAATNDNGDDIITMRRSCDDGPDSRVPNSNVPLAVILVSLVLIWITYGCVFGNKQQPQTFTI